One Miscanthus floridulus cultivar M001 chromosome 11, ASM1932011v1, whole genome shotgun sequence DNA window includes the following coding sequences:
- the LOC136493381 gene encoding putative cis-zeatin O-glucosyltransferase, which yields MESVAVVVVPFPAQGHLNQLLHLSLQLAARGLPVHYAAPAEHVRQARARVHGWGDDALRRIDFHELAISEYASPPPDPAASKPYPSHLMPLWEAFIADAPAALAALLRGLSASHRRVVVMYDVINAFAAEDAARLPNGEGFAFHCTAASSIVWHMDGGTQLMRDVHGLDDLPVHAFVTEEFLEFIGKRARSAQTIPSSAGVVMNTSRALEGEFIDFVTQQLAAAGGKKVFSIGPLNPMLGPSAHDLGAMRHECLGWLDKQPAASVLYVSFGSMSSLRGEQIKELAAALRGSNQRFIWVLRDADRADIYSESGESRHAKFLSEFTKETEGTGLVITGWAPQLEILAHGATAAFLSHCGWNSTMESMSHGKPILAWPMHSDQPWDAELVCQYLKAGFLVRPFEKHAEVIPAATIQAVIERLMISDDGLPVRQRATAIGEAVRASAADGGSSRKDLEDFIAHITRCSSVQDKLSIEHGNVRTGPTTTSATGKSPIGDV from the exons ATGGAGTCAGTTGCCGTCGTGGTCGTCCCGTTCCCGGCGCAGGGCCACCTGAACCAGCTGCTGCACCTGTCGCTGCAGCTCGCCGCGCGCGGGCTGCCCGTGCACTACGCGGCGCCCGCGGAGCACGTCCGCCAGGCCCGCGCGCGCGTGCACGGCTGGGGCGACGACGCCCTCCGCCGCATCGACTTCCACGAGCTCGCCATCTCCGAGTACGCCTCTCCGCCGCCCGACCCCGCCGCATCCAAGCCCTACCCTTCCCACCTCATGCCCCTGTGGGAGGCGTTCATCGCCGACGCGCCCGCCGCGCTTGCGGCGCTCCTCCGCGGACTCTCCGCGTCCCACCGTCGCGTCGTCGTCATGTACGACGTCATCAACGCCTtcgccgccgaggacgccgccCGGCTGCCCAACGGCGAGGGGTTCGCGTTCCACTGCACCGCCGCGTCGTCCATCGTCTGGCACATGGACGGCGGGACCCAGCTCATGCGCGACGTGCACGGCCTCGACGACCTCCCCGTCCACGCCTTCGTGACGGAGGAGTTCCTCGAGTTCATCGGCAAGCGCGCGAGGTCCGCGCAAACGATCCCGTCCAGCGCCGGCGTCGTCATGAACACGTCCCGCGCGCTCGAGGGTGAGTTCATCGACTTTGTCACCCAGCAgctggccgccgccggcggcaaGAAGGTCTTCTCTATCGGCCCGTTAAACCCGATGCTCGGCCCGAGCGCGCACGATCTTGGCGCGATGCGGCACGAGTGCCTCGGTTGGCTCGACAAGCAGCCGGCCGCGTCCGTACTCTACGTCTCGTTCGGGTCGATGTCCTCGCTGCGCGGCGAGCAGATCAAGGAGCTTGCCGCGGCGCTGCGCGGCAGCAACCAGCGTTTCATCTGGGTGCTGCGCGACGCCGACCGCGCCGACATATACTCCGAGTCCGGCGAGAGCCGGCACGCCAAGTTCCTGTCCGAGTTCACCAAGGAGACCGAGGGGACGGGGCTGGTGATCACCGGGTGGGCGCCGCAGCTGGAGATACTGGCGCACGGCGCCACGGCAGCGTTCCTGAGCCACTGCGGCTGGAACTCGACCATGGAGAGCATGAGCCACGGGAAGCCCATCCTGGCGTGGCCCATGCATTCCGACCAACCGTGGGACGCCGAGCTGGTGTGCCAGTACCTCAAGGCAGGCTTCCTAGTGAGGCCATTTGAGAAGCACGCCGAGGTGATACCGGCGGCAACCATACAGGCGGTGATCGAGAGGTTGATGATCTCTGACGATGGGCTACCCGTGCGGCAGCGGGCAACGGCGATCGGCGAGGCCGTCCGTGCGTCCGCGGCGGATGGCGGGTCATCCCGCAAGGACCTCGAAGACTTCATCGCTCACATCACAAG GTGCAGCAGCGTGCAAGACAAACTGTCCATCGAGCATGGAAATGTCCGAACAGGACCAACGACAACGTCAGCAACAGGCAAGAGTCCAATAGGAGACGTCTGA